In Thermoplasmata archaeon, a single genomic region encodes these proteins:
- a CDS encoding DUF368 domain-containing protein, whose protein sequence is MNFGEALRNALIGVITGIFMILPGASGATVTVLFGVYERLIRDVSKLTKYLREDLFFLLTLGAGGIVGIVVCSKGMDFLIDEYAIPLMFFFAALILIQLPDIWKESDDGQKLTGYNIAAIIAGVAVMAVVLFIGMQDFSLEGNTGIIAMFLAGLIYAVCAISPGISGSTILLALGLYTALVEGIGNLDFGAILPLAVGAVVGVLAFAKLMDHFFRNNRKSTYCVIFGLTLGSVITVVIEAVSQMESGQEYLIPCIIAVIAGLVLGYGMHMLTRYIRGKNAAAEEQAL, encoded by the coding sequence ATGAACTTCGGGGAAGCACTAAGGAATGCTTTGATTGGAGTAATTACAGGAATCTTCATGATCCTTCCAGGCGCCAGCGGCGCCACTGTGACCGTGCTCTTCGGAGTTTATGAGAGACTCATCCGCGACGTCTCCAAACTTACGAAATATCTCAGGGAGGACCTGTTCTTCCTCCTTACGCTGGGAGCGGGCGGAATCGTGGGAATAGTGGTCTGTTCGAAGGGGATGGATTTCCTCATCGACGAGTACGCCATACCTCTGATGTTCTTCTTCGCAGCCCTGATCCTCATCCAGCTGCCCGACATCTGGAAGGAGTCCGATGACGGACAGAAGCTGACGGGCTACAACATAGCGGCCATCATAGCTGGAGTCGCTGTTATGGCAGTCGTATTGTTCATAGGAATGCAGGACTTCAGCCTCGAAGGGAACACTGGGATCATCGCGATGTTCCTTGCAGGACTGATCTATGCGGTCTGCGCCATCTCCCCCGGGATCAGCGGTTCAACAATACTGCTGGCGCTGGGCCTGTACACCGCCCTGGTGGAAGGCATCGGCAACCTGGATTTCGGTGCGATACTCCCCCTAGCGGTCGGAGCAGTCGTAGGGGTTCTGGCCTTCGCAAAGCTGATGGACCATTTCTTCAGGAACAACAGGAAGTCAACCTATTGCGTGATATTCGGACTCACACTGGGTTCGGTCATCACCGTCGTCATCGAGGCCGTCAGCCAGATGGAGTCCGGACAGGAATACCTGATCCCCTGCATCATAGCCGTTATCGCAGGTCTGGTCCTCGGATATGGGATGCACATGCTGACCCGCTATATCCGCGGAAAGAACGCTGCCGCAGAGGAACAAGCCTTATAA
- a CDS encoding glycosyltransferase, with product MAGTCTIVIPTYNEEINAPNMAKAIREQYPEFRVMFMDDNSTDRSKELIDALNDPLTKMVVRKPEERGLAASVFQGITECGTDYFMTVDCDFQHPLSTLKGMYEKLENGADLVIGTRDDRTAMGFKRWFGSWCFTIFANMFLLWHGKRTSKDNMSGLIAGRTDVWVPVIKDNYDKLELQGWKVLLDLLRWGPKDIKIDEEHYIFEKREVGESHISPKVPMMTFHQCGCVGRFLAKIYAKIKGIDYFYDD from the coding sequence ATGGCAGGAACCTGTACCATTGTCATCCCGACATACAACGAAGAGATCAACGCGCCGAACATGGCCAAGGCCATCAGGGAACAGTATCCCGAGTTTCGCGTGATGTTCATGGATGACAACTCCACTGACCGTTCCAAGGAGCTCATCGACGCTCTCAACGACCCTCTTACCAAGATGGTCGTAAGGAAACCTGAGGAGAGAGGACTCGCCGCCAGCGTATTCCAGGGTATCACGGAATGCGGTACTGATTACTTCATGACCGTGGACTGCGACTTCCAGCACCCTCTGAGCACGCTCAAGGGTATGTATGAGAAGCTGGAGAACGGTGCGGACCTGGTCATCGGTACAAGGGACGACAGGACCGCGATGGGATTCAAGCGCTGGTTCGGTTCCTGGTGCTTCACGATCTTCGCCAACATGTTCCTTCTGTGGCACGGAAAGCGCACGTCCAAGGACAACATGAGCGGACTCATAGCCGGAAGGACGGATGTCTGGGTGCCTGTTATCAAAGACAATTACGACAAGCTCGAGCTGCAGGGCTGGAAGGTCCTTCTCGACCTGCTCAGGTGGGGGCCCAAAGACATCAAGATCGACGAGGAGCACTACATCTTCGAGAAGAGGGAAGTCGGGGAATCCCATATCAGTCCCAAGGTCCCTATGATGACGTTCCACCAGTGCGGATGCGTCGGAAGATTCCTGGCCAAGATCTACGCCAAGATCAAGGGAATCGATTACTTCTACGACGACTGA